One Eurosta solidaginis isolate ZX-2024a chromosome 5, ASM4086904v1, whole genome shotgun sequence DNA segment encodes these proteins:
- the LOC137252979 gene encoding uncharacterized protein, which translates to MSGGSQIKTTITTAVTRTEMAHKHDTATRYDDKPLQKTFDHHEHTEKSQTTEITTTDDDDDVGSNVEKLKSQGGVKEKILQLENNKFKSALPVMLSKQQKSLADLGEKPPAVREKVKNFEGQIMHDYAVEAPPFKVRPRAASPAKIDEEALEKQILTAVDVELEKLISHEPPAVEVKLTPIEALEKRLSDADIPKEEICEKVCLKRKMFDVAKEDDEHSEISLKALDSDNDLEQVAKRAIASDLDFLQKQASFKEITRDSILTVSEDSDLIESLPNVKDVVKTYEQRLAMSSQETSPYHVRKRSAVRDDEREARDIADIDKFVLSETDVVIESLAGTLAPLQTANIVEIVAEKVDSTMPLEEVQVIETLIDKKKVSEITEEIPAVLSDKQTEDNQVRYAVIKEPKITTETLENIIQFQDQQLIADEIPKEQKFTAATKSDIHTKTVKDIPKLLTQKVDEVGVDEATQKHIQYDMNIERLKDNKEQLVTKNLEEVKLASCIETVDNATICDTNQFPSEAKCVIDNINTPYEDKKTVDKTERKVVDITETQTTNKHLTQMHEINICESMTNTLSEQNKTKTEISKISLHAETSKEPTETQPTLEQKIFEQNIREIEQQEIANLQNTKQTLEQQIITKHIDSKALKTIASESIMPATKPTVPSEISVKTEQTKTEDTNTAKKTQVPYDILQKDCIQKYEEASENVMNIRQEYEEHKEKTTITITEHTFSEKTAKLLDVTKPIPQEYTTDEEFGKPKATDIKSVPPLIPSALKSDEKTSKPEDKPKSPLDATKPIPQGYTSNLSDEEFGKPKVTEIKFVSPLISSAVKSENKISKPEDKLKSPLDATKSIPQGYSSDEFDEEFGKPMVTDIKSNSPLIPSAVKLPTLSLFRL; encoded by the exons ATGAGTGGTGGTAGTCAAATTAAGACAACCATAACAACGGCTGTAACAAGAACAGAAATGGCACATAAGCACGATACCGCAACACGTTATGATGATAAACCGTTACAAAAAACATTTGATCATCATGAGCACACAGAAAAATCACAAACAACTGAAATCACTACTACAGATGACGATGATGACGTTGGGTCTAATGTGGAAAAACTAAAAAGTCAAGGTGgtgttaaagaaaaaattttacaattagaaaataataaatttaaaagtgcatTGCCAGTTATGTTAAGCAAACAACAAAAATCCTTAGCAGATCTTGGCGAGAAACCACCCGCTGTTagggaaaaagttaaaaatttcgaAGGTCAAATAATGCATGATTATGCTGTGGAAGCGCCACCTTTTAAGGTGCGACCACGTGCAGCCTCGCCAGCTAAAATCGATGAAGAGGCATTAGAGAAGCAAATTTTAACAGCAGTCGATGTAGAGTTAGAAAAATTGATATCACATGAACCACCAGCTGTAGAAGTAAAACTTACGCCAATTGAGGCGCTCGAAAAGCGTTTAAGTGATGCTGATATACCTAAAGAGGAAATATGCGAAAAAGTATGCCTGAAGCGTAAAATGTTTGATGTGGCTAAAGAAGATGATGAGCATAGCGAAATAAGTCTGAAAGCACTTGACAGCGACAATGATTTAGAACAGGTAGCTAAGAGAGCTATAGCAAGTGATTTAGATTTCTTGCAAAAGCAAGCATCTTTTAAGGAAATAACTCGTGATTCGATTTTAACAGTCAGTGAAGATAGTGATTTAATTGAAAGTCTACCAAATGTTAAAGATGTCGTTAAAACATATGAGCAACGTTTGGCAATGTCTTCCCAGGAAACGTCACCCTATCATGTACGTAAACGTAGCGCTGTACGTGATGATGAGAGAGAGGCTAGAGATATAGCAGATATAGACAAATTTGTATTAAGTGAAACTGATGTAGTAATAGAAAGTTTAGCAGGAACTTTAGCGCCATTGCAAACAGCAAATATTGTTGAAATAGTTGCAGAAAAAGTAGATAGTACTATGCCATTGGAAGAAGTACAGGTCATCGAAACGTTAATAGATAAGAAAAAAGTATCCGAGATAACAGAAGAAATTCCGGCAGTATTAAGCGACAAACAAACAGAAGACAATCAAGTTAGGTATGCCGTGATAAAAGAACCAAAGATCACAACAGAAACTTTGGAAAACATCATTCAATTCCAAGACCAGCAACTCATAGCAGATGAGATACCAAAGGAACAGAAGTTCACAGCAGCGACTAAAAGCGATATACACACGAAAACAGTCAAAGACATTCCAAAATTGTTAACTCAAAAAGTTGATGAAGTTGGTGTTGATGAAGCAACCCAGAAACATATACAATACGACATGAACATAGAGAGACTAAAAGACAATAAAGAACAGTTAGTGACTAAGAACCTAGAAGAAGTTAAATTAGCTTCTTGTATAGAAACGGTAGATAATGCAACGATATGTGATACAAATCAATTTCCAAGCGAAGCAAAATGTGTGATAGACAACATAAATACTccatatgaagacaaaaaaactGTTGATAAAACTGAGAGAAAGGTAGTAGACATTACCGAAACACAAACTACTAACAAACACTTAACGCAAATGCATGAAATTAATATTTGCGAGAGTATGACAAACACACTATcggaacaaaataaaacaaaaacagagATCAGCAAAATTAGTTTACACGCAGAAACTTCCAAAGAACCAACAGAAACACAGCCAACTTTAGAACAGAAAATATTTGAACAGAACATACGTGAAATAGAACAACAAGAAATAGCCAATttacaaaacacaaaacaaaCCTTAGAACAGCAAATAATTACAaaacatatagattcaaaagccCTCAAAACTATTGCTTCTGAATCTATAATGCCTGCAACTAAACCAACTGTGCCTTCAGAAATATCTGTTAAAACAGAACAAACTAAAACAGAAGATACAAACACAGCTAAAAAGACTCAAGTTCCTTACGATATATTACAAAAAGACTGCATACAAAAATATGAAGAAGCTTCCGAAAATGTAATGAATATTAGACAAGAATATGAAGAACATAAAGAGAAAACTACAATAACCATAACAGAACATACATTTAGTGAAAAGACTGCAAAGTTACTTGACGTaactaagcccattccacaaGAATATACTACTGatgaagaattcggcaaaccCAAGGCTACTGACATTAAGTCTGTTCCACCTCTGATTCCATCGGCTCTAAAGTCTGATGAAAAAACCTCTAAACCAGAAGACAAACCCAAATCTCCACttgacgcaactaagcccattccacaaGGATATACTTCTAATTTATCTGatgaagaattcggcaaaccaaaggTTACTGAGATTAAGTTTGTTTCGCCTCTGATTTCATCGGCTGTAAAGTCTGAAAacaaaatctcaaaaccagaagacaaacTCAAATCCCCACTTGACGCAACTAAGTCCATTCCTCAAGGATATTCTTCTGATGAATTTGATGAGGAATTCGGCAAACCAATGGTAACTGACATTAAGTCTAATTCACCTCTGATTCCATCGGCTGTAAA gttaccgacattaagtctgtttcgtctctga